One Pseudoalteromonas rubra genomic window, TTTGAGACCCTGGCCACTCATGTTTATCAGTACGTCAGTGATGAGCAGTTGGAGCTGGCTTCGATTTCAGCGCTGTTTATCGTCCTGGTCGGACTTATCCCGTTATATTGGGTCAACCGCTCAATGGAGCAACACAACTAATGCCAAGTTTAGAAATTCAATCGTTAAACTATCACTATGACGGCCATCCTGTGATCCAGCAGCTTGATTTAACCGTGGCTGAAAATGAAATAGTGTGTTTGCTTGGCGCCAGTGGCTGCGGCAAAACCACGACCCTAAAAGCGATTGCTGGCCTGTTGCACCCTCAACAGGGTGAAATCCGCATTAATGGTAAAAGTGTCAGCAGTGAGCGGCACTTTGTTGCTCCTCAACATCGAAATATCGGTATGATGTTTCAGGACTATGCATTATTTCCTCACCTGACAGTGGCACAGAATATTGCCTTTGGCCTGAATAAATTGAGTAAGGCAGAACGCCAGAAGCGTGTGGCTCACATGTTAGAGCTGGTGCACCTTGAAGGCTATGCAGAGCGTTTTCCTCATGAGTTGTCTGGTGGTCAGCAGCAGCGTGTGGCCATTGCCAGAGCGCTGGCATATCACCCTAACTTGTTACTGCTGGATGAACCCTTTTCTAATATTGACGCCCAGGTGCGCTTTCAGCTGATCAAAGATATTCGCGATATTATTAAGGACCAGCAGGTATCCGCTATCTTCGTCAGCCACTCTAAAGATGAAGCGTTTGCTTTTGCCGATCGGCTTGCCATCATGCACCAGGGGCAGATCGCCCAGTTGGGCACACCTAAAGAACTCTTTCAGCATCCGAGCAGTCGCCAGGTTGCTGAGTTTTTAGGGCAGGGAGCATACGTTTCGGCACAGCGTCACAACGGTGCGCAGGTCGAAACCGCGTTTGGTTCGGTAGAGTCTCTGATTGATATTGAGAGCCCGGCCCGGGAGGGGCAGATTTACCTGAGGCCTAGCCATATTGAGTTGTTTAATACCGAGCAGGGACAAGTTGATGTGGCGCAACACCGCTTTGTCGGCACCGAGTATTTATATGCCATCGAGCTGGAAGGTCAGATGCTGGAGGTCGCTATGCCGTCAGATAAACCGCTGGATCTGAGCCGGCCGGTAAGTTTGAAAATTAAGCCCCATGCGATAAACTTCTTTTCTTAATGCATAACAATTCGTTACATTAGCTTATAGCAATTTAGGTAAGTGCGAAGGGTTGGGCGGTGAAAGGAAGTGGCCAAGAAGCTACGGATACAACCGCACCGTTCAGGTTCAGTATGGTTGGCGAACATAGCAATCAGCACTTATACACAACCACTATGAGGGGTTAAATCAGCCGCGGACTATGTAAAAAATTTCTCATTCAGAGCAATAATGACAATTTTTTGCCTGGTTATCACCGAGGTTTTTCCGTCTCAAGACGAGCTACTTAACTATGCGGATTGATATTATGTCAGATTTTCGCGTGTTGATATAATGATAGGATGGGGTGATGGCGCAAGCACAATCAGGGGTATGTGCTGAGGCAAACCTGCATGGTTTGCACTTATTTTTTAATGTACTGGATGGTCAGGATGAGGTCGTGCGCTCGGCACTCAGTCAGGCAGGCAGACTACAGGACGAACTCAGCGACCGCTTTTCAGAGGCCATGCTCAGCAGCTTTGTGGCTGTGGGGGCGCAATATTGGCCACATATTTATCCCGAGTTCATTCCCCCTCAATTGAAAGGTTTTCCTCTGATAAAAAGCAGTGAGCATTTGTGCCACAGCCAGCCTTTTGATTTGCTTTATGTGATCCGCTCAGATCGGGAAGATGTGAATCATCTGTTTGCCCAGAGTGTGTTGCACATGCTGTCCGGGTGCGTTGAACTGGTTGCACAGGTACGCGCTTTTCGTTTTCTCGATGGACGTGACTTCAATGGATTTGTTTATGGCGCCGATATACCTCATGGTCGTTTTAAACGTCAGGTGGCCTTAGTCAGCAACTCTGGGGGGCTGGATGATCAGGGCAGTTATATCCATATTCTGCGGACTCAGTTCGACCTGGCACGCTGGCAGGCGTTACCTTTGTTAGATCAGGAACAACTGATGGGGCGCACCCGGCTGGACAACGAGTTGATTGACGATGCACCGCCCTACAATCACGCTCGCCTCAATGAGATTAAAGACAACGAAGGAAAGCCTTTGTTGTTGAATCAGAGTATGCCCTATGGGGATGTTTATGAGCAGGGGAGCCTGTGGCTCAGTTGCGCTGCGAAAGGTAATGCGTTTGAGCAGCTGTTACATAGTCGCTTTGGCTTGTCTGGTGATGGGGATTATGATCCGTTACTGGACTATTCACAAGGCGATATGGGGGCTGCATTTTTTGCGCCATCGCTGCAGTTCTTGCAACAAATGGCGCAGTCGTAATCGCTATCAGACGTTATCAAACAGCGTTTTGACCCGTTCCAGTGTCGCGTCGATCTCAGACACTTTGGCGGGGGCAATAAAAATGGTGTCATCACCGGCGATGGTCCCTAACACACCATCCGCAGATCCTAAAGAATCCAGTAAGCGCGCAATCAGCTGAGCGGCGCCCGGGCTGGTGCGTATGATGATCATCATCTCGTTGTGCACTATGTCAATGACCAGCTGACGTAACGGGCTTTTTGCTGTTGGTACACCCATCTCAGCAGGCAAACAATATACCATTTCCTGTTTGGCATTACGGGTCCGGACGGCACCGAACTTACTAAGCATACGAGAGACTTTACTTTGGCTGATATTGTCAAACCCCTGATCTTTTAGGGCATCGACGATTTCACCTTGAGAACCAAAATTTTCTTCTTTTAACAGGGCCTTAAAGGCTTTAACGAGGGCTTCTTGTTTTTCCTGCGGCTGCATATTCAATACTTCTTTGTGACTCGACTGTTAGGATTTTACACAAAACCAGTCTGTTACCCAAATTTCAGGACAAGAAGATTCTTCAAGCGGTGAAGATTATCTTTATTAGAAACGCATGGCATGCGTAAACCATTAGTAGCAGAATTTGTCGCGAACTTTACAACTATAGTCGAAAAAAAGACGAAAATTGCGCGTATAAATTTGTTTTTGGCGGCGCTTTTCATTATCTTTACAGCACATTTAATTCCACCTTCAAATTATGGAGAATTCCAATGAAAGTTGCTGTATTAGGTGCCGCTGGCGGTATCGGTCAAGCATTGTCTCTTTTGCTTAAAAACGGTTTGCCTGCTGGTTCTGAGCTTGCGCTATACGACGTAGCGCCAGTAGTACCTGGCGTAGCGGTTGATCTGTCTCACATCCCAACAGCGGTAAAAGTCGCTGGTTTTGGTAAAGACGACCTGGATGCAGCGCTGGTTGATGCAGACATCGTATTGATCCCTGCAGGTATGCCACGTAAGCCAGGTATGGATCGTGCTGATCTGTTCAATGTAAACGCGGGCATCATCAAGACTCTGTCTGAAGGCATCGTTAAAAACTGTCCTAAAGCCCTGGTTGGTGTGATCACTAACCCTGTGAATGGCACTGTGCCAATCGTTGCTGAAGTATTCAAAAAAGCGGGTACTTACGATCCAGCTCGCGTTTTCGGTGTAACAACACTGGACGTGATCCGTGCAGAGACTTTCATCGCTGAGCTGAAAGGCCTGAACGTAAACGACGTTAAAGTACCTGTGATCGGTGGTCACTCAGGTACAACTATCTTGCCTCTGCTTTCTCAGGTTGAGGGTGTTGAGTTCTCTGATGAAGAAGTCGCTGCGCTGACTAAACGTATCCAGAATGCGGGTACTGAAGTGGTTGAAGCGAAGGCGGGTGGCGGCTCTGCAACTCTGTCTATGGGCGCAGCGGCAGCGCGTTTCTGCTTCTCACTGGTTAAAGGTCTGCAAGATGAGAACGTGGTTGAATACGCTTACGTTGAAGGCAACACTGGCGATGCGACTTTCTTCGCACAACCAGTTCGTCTTGGTAAAAATGGCGTAGAAGAGCTACTTCCTTACGGCGAGCTGAGCGCGTTTGAGCAACAAGCAAAAGACGACATGCTTGCGACTCTTGAAAAAGACATCAAAGAAGGTGTTGATTTCATGGCATAATTGCCACATTGCAGTGCAATAAATACTAAAAAAGCCTGTCTTGTGACAGGCTTTTTTGTGTCTGCGGTAGTTGCAGTTTATTAGTGCAGGATCCGGGCGCGGATAGTACCTTCTACAGCGCTTAGCTCTTTTAATGCCACTTCAGAGTGGTCGCTGTCAACATCGATGACCACGTAGCCAATGCTGTCATCCGTTTGCAGATATTGCGCAGCAATGTTGATGCCATGTTGTGCAAACGCCTGGTTAATTTGTGTCAGGACGCCAGGGCGGTTCTCATGCACATGGAGCAGACGACTGCGGTTTGATAGCTCAGGCAGTGACACTTCCGGGAAGTTGACTGCGGTGACGGTAGAGCCATTGTCTGAGTACTTAGTGAGTTTACCCGCGACTTCAATACCAATGTTTTCCTGTGCTTCCTGAGTAGAGCCACCGACATGCGGCGTTAAGATCACGTTGTCAAATTGACGCAGTGGAGAGATAAACTCTTCATCATTAGACTTGGGCTCGACCGGGAATACGTCGATAGCAGCACCAGACAGTTTACCGGCGCTGAGTGCTTCGGCCAGAGCATCGATGTCTACCACTGTGCCGCGAGATGCATTGATCAAAATTGCGCCTTGCTTCATCACTTCCAGCTCGGCCATGCCAATCAGGTTTTTAGTTTGTGGCGTTTCAGGGACATGCAGGCTAACTACATCGGCACGTTGAAGTAGCTGAGTTAAGCTCTGCACCTGTTGTGCATTACCTAACGTCAGTTTATCTTCAATGTCATAAAATTCGACCTTCATGCCGATATTCTCAGCCATGATCCCCAACTGAGTACCTATGTGACCATATCCTATGATCCCCAGCGTTTTTCCGCGGGCTTCAAAAGAGCCGATAGCCGACTTGTACCATTCACCTCGGTGTGCCATGGCGTTGCGTTTTGGAATGCCACGTAATAGAAGTAATATCTCACCCAGAACCAGTTCCGCCACTGAACGAGTATTTGAAAATGGGGCATTAAAGACGGCAATGCCACGCTTTTTGGCTGCGCTTAGATCGACCTGATTAGTGCCAATACAAAAGCAGCCAATCGCGACCAGCTTTTCAGCTGCTTCCAGCACCGTCTCATTAAGGTGAGTGCGTGAGCGGATCCCCACAAAGTGGACATTCTTGATCCGCTCAATCAGTTCATTTTCAGGCAGCGATGTCTTCACGTACTCGATATTGCTATAACCGTTGCGTTTGAGCGTTTCAACGGCGCTCTGATGTACGCCTTCCAACAATAAAATGCGAATTTTGTCCTTAGACAGGGATACCTTACTCATGACTCATTCCTGTTACTTAATTTGTGGCCCCTCTGGGGTACCAGTGATGACGATGTTGGCACCGCGCTGAGCAAACAGGCCATTGGTGACAACACCGACGATTTGATTTATTTTCTCTTCTAGTTCAGCAGCTTGTGTGATGGAAAGCCCATGGACATCCAAAATCACATTGCCGTTATCTGTGACCACACCCTGGCGATAGACGGGATCGCCACCGAGCTTAAGTAGTTCGCGGGCAACGTAGCTGCGCGCCATCGGGATCACTTCTACTGGCAAAGGGAACTGTCCCAGTACGTCTACGTGCTTGGTGTTGTCGACGATACAGACAAACTTGCGGGCAACCGCAGCGACAATCTTTTCGCGTGTCAGAGCTGCACCACCACCTTTGATCATCTGATTGAGGGCATTAATTTCATCTGCGCCATCCACATAAATATCCAATTCAGAGACGTCGTTGAGTTCGAACACGTCGATACCCAGTGCTTTGAGCTTTTCTGTAGAGGCTTCTGAACTTGAAACGGCCCCTTTGATGGTGTCTTTAACACTCCCCAGTGCGTCTATAAAGTGGTTAACGGTGGAACCTGTACCTACACCGACAACTGTACCAGCTTCTACATATTGTAATGCCGCCCAGGCAGCTGCTTTTTTCATTTCATCTTGAGTCATAACGCGATCACTGTATTAGTTAATTATTGGTTCGCAATTATACGCTCAAAGCACAAAAAAAATATGTCATATGCCATCAATGACGGAAATTATGATCAGATACTCCAGGCTTATTTTTAGTGGTAACGCGTGATTGCACGCATTACCGTATATGTCACCACTGATAGCAGTGCTGTGGCGTGATTATGGTTGGTAAAGGCACATCCCAGGCTTCGGTTGGTAGTGCTGAAACTTTCTGACATTCATGAGCCAGACCAATCAATTTAGGCTGTTGCCAGTTCTCACGATAATAACGCGCCAGCGTACGATCATAATAGCCACCGCCCATACCAAGGCGGTTTCCTGAATCGTCAAATGCCACCAATGGGAG contains:
- a CDS encoding ABC transporter ATP-binding protein — translated: MPSLEIQSLNYHYDGHPVIQQLDLTVAENEIVCLLGASGCGKTTTLKAIAGLLHPQQGEIRINGKSVSSERHFVAPQHRNIGMMFQDYALFPHLTVAQNIAFGLNKLSKAERQKRVAHMLELVHLEGYAERFPHELSGGQQQRVAIARALAYHPNLLLLDEPFSNIDAQVRFQLIKDIRDIIKDQQVSAIFVSHSKDEAFAFADRLAIMHQGQIAQLGTPKELFQHPSSRQVAEFLGQGAYVSAQRHNGAQVETAFGSVESLIDIESPAREGQIYLRPSHIELFNTEQGQVDVAQHRFVGTEYLYAIELEGQMLEVAMPSDKPLDLSRPVSLKIKPHAINFFS
- a CDS encoding Dyp-type peroxidase, with product MAQAQSGVCAEANLHGLHLFFNVLDGQDEVVRSALSQAGRLQDELSDRFSEAMLSSFVAVGAQYWPHIYPEFIPPQLKGFPLIKSSEHLCHSQPFDLLYVIRSDREDVNHLFAQSVLHMLSGCVELVAQVRAFRFLDGRDFNGFVYGADIPHGRFKRQVALVSNSGGLDDQGSYIHILRTQFDLARWQALPLLDQEQLMGRTRLDNELIDDAPPYNHARLNEIKDNEGKPLLLNQSMPYGDVYEQGSLWLSCAAKGNAFEQLLHSRFGLSGDGDYDPLLDYSQGDMGAAFFAPSLQFLQQMAQS
- the argR gene encoding transcriptional regulator ArgR: MQPQEKQEALVKAFKALLKEENFGSQGEIVDALKDQGFDNISQSKVSRMLSKFGAVRTRNAKQEMVYCLPAEMGVPTAKSPLRQLVIDIVHNEMMIIIRTSPGAAQLIARLLDSLGSADGVLGTIAGDDTIFIAPAKVSEIDATLERVKTLFDNV
- the mdh gene encoding malate dehydrogenase, yielding MKVAVLGAAGGIGQALSLLLKNGLPAGSELALYDVAPVVPGVAVDLSHIPTAVKVAGFGKDDLDAALVDADIVLIPAGMPRKPGMDRADLFNVNAGIIKTLSEGIVKNCPKALVGVITNPVNGTVPIVAEVFKKAGTYDPARVFGVTTLDVIRAETFIAELKGLNVNDVKVPVIGGHSGTTILPLLSQVEGVEFSDEEVAALTKRIQNAGTEVVEAKAGGGSATLSMGAAAARFCFSLVKGLQDENVVEYAYVEGNTGDATFFAQPVRLGKNGVEELLPYGELSAFEQQAKDDMLATLEKDIKEGVDFMA
- the serA gene encoding phosphoglycerate dehydrogenase, which translates into the protein MSKVSLSKDKIRILLLEGVHQSAVETLKRNGYSNIEYVKTSLPENELIERIKNVHFVGIRSRTHLNETVLEAAEKLVAIGCFCIGTNQVDLSAAKKRGIAVFNAPFSNTRSVAELVLGEILLLLRGIPKRNAMAHRGEWYKSAIGSFEARGKTLGIIGYGHIGTQLGIMAENIGMKVEFYDIEDKLTLGNAQQVQSLTQLLQRADVVSLHVPETPQTKNLIGMAELEVMKQGAILINASRGTVVDIDALAEALSAGKLSGAAIDVFPVEPKSNDEEFISPLRQFDNVILTPHVGGSTQEAQENIGIEVAGKLTKYSDNGSTVTAVNFPEVSLPELSNRSRLLHVHENRPGVLTQINQAFAQHGINIAAQYLQTDDSIGYVVIDVDSDHSEVALKELSAVEGTIRARILH
- the rpiA gene encoding ribose-5-phosphate isomerase RpiA, with amino-acid sequence MTQDEMKKAAAWAALQYVEAGTVVGVGTGSTVNHFIDALGSVKDTIKGAVSSSEASTEKLKALGIDVFELNDVSELDIYVDGADEINALNQMIKGGGAALTREKIVAAVARKFVCIVDNTKHVDVLGQFPLPVEVIPMARSYVARELLKLGGDPVYRQGVVTDNGNVILDVHGLSITQAAELEEKINQIVGVVTNGLFAQRGANIVITGTPEGPQIK